Proteins from a genomic interval of Lycium ferocissimum isolate CSIRO_LF1 chromosome 2, AGI_CSIRO_Lferr_CH_V1, whole genome shotgun sequence:
- the LOC132042809 gene encoding probable purine permease 6 isoform X2 translates to MGEPQEKQLNISFEEEGSKEPDYMANNLTLWRAKYKRWLDIGFNAFLVLASLSTATLLGELYYKEGGKSTWLNSLVQTVGFPVLLPILFLKKRQENPGSQNDDNNYTPSVWIFLSVYVFLGFLLGGSGMLLAVGLLHLPVSTFSLISASQLGFNAVFSYFLNSQKITTYIANSIILLTISSILLVFQPDDSPSGKGGSSKGKNYVLIGFVCTLFGSAGYALLLSSTERIFRKVMKKRTMKQVMNVVIWQSFFATCAILIGLFASGEWRWVKTEMQEYKLGKVSYVMTLVWNALCWQIYTIGVLSLIMKVSALFANVITTVCVPLVPALAVIIFHDKMSGVKAVSMILAIWGFLSYGYQQYLDEVKLKADLSKEKEESEVSLVERGLSHRA, encoded by the exons ATGGGAGAACCTCAAGAAAAGCAGCTCAACATATCTT TTGAAGAGGAAGGTAGCAAAGAACCAGATTATATGGCGAATAATTTGACTTTGTGGCGTGCAAAATACAAGAGGTGGCTCGATATAGGGTTCAACGCGTTTCTAGTCCTAGCTTCCTTATCAACTGCTACACTTCTCGGCGAACTTTACTACAAAGAAGGTGGAAAAAGCACATGGTTGAATTCATTGGTCCAAACTGTTGGATTTCCGGTACTTCTCCCTATTCTCTTCTtgaaaaaaagacaagaaaatCCAGGCTCCCAAAACGATGATAATAATTATACTCCATCTGTTTGGATATTTTTATCTGTTTATGTTTTTCTTGGCTTTCTATTGGGTGGAAGTGGCATGCTGCTAGCTGTGGGCTTATTACACCTCCCAGTTTCAACATTTTCCTTAATTTCCGCTAGCCAATTAGGGTTCAATGCAGTATTCTCATATTTCCTCAATTCCCAAAAAATAACAACTTATATAGCCAATTCTATTATCCTACTCACCATCTCCTCAATTCTTCTTGTGTTTCAACCTGACGATTCGCCTTCAGGCAAAGGTGGATCGTCAAAAGGGAAGAATTACGTATTAATCGGGTTTGTGTGCACCCTGTTCGGTTCAGCAGGCTACGCGTTACTGTTATCTTCCACTGAGCGAATTTTCAGAAAGGTTATGAAAAAACGCACCATGAAACAAGTGATGAACGTCGTTATTTGGCAATCGTTTTTCGCCACGTGTGCGATTTTGATTGGCCTTTTCGCTAGTGGTGAATGGAGATGGGTGAAAACAGAGATGCAAGAGTACAAGCTAGGGAAAGTGTCATATGTTATGACATTAGTGTGGAATGCTTTGTGTTGGCAGATTTACACAATTGGTGTACTAAGTTTAATTATGAAGGTATCTGCATTATTTGCTAACGTGATTACTACAGTGTGTGTGCCTCTAGTTCCAGCTCTTGCTGTGATTATTTTCCATGACAAGATGAGTGGGGTGAAAGCTGTGTCTATGATTTTGGCTATTTGGGGATTTTTATCCTATGGTTATCAGCAATATCTTGATGAAGTTAAGCTCAAAGCTGATTTgtcaaaggaaaaagaagaatctGAAGTGTCACTTGTTGAAAGAGGATTGAGTCATAGAGCTTAA
- the LOC132042809 gene encoding purine permease 21-like isoform X1 yields the protein MGEPQEKQLNISFHVVEEEGSKEPDYMANNLTLWRAKYKRWLDIGFNAFLVLASLSTATLLGELYYKEGGKSTWLNSLVQTVGFPVLLPILFLKKRQENPGSQNDDNNYTPSVWIFLSVYVFLGFLLGGSGMLLAVGLLHLPVSTFSLISASQLGFNAVFSYFLNSQKITTYIANSIILLTISSILLVFQPDDSPSGKGGSSKGKNYVLIGFVCTLFGSAGYALLLSSTERIFRKVMKKRTMKQVMNVVIWQSFFATCAILIGLFASGEWRWVKTEMQEYKLGKVSYVMTLVWNALCWQIYTIGVLSLIMKVSALFANVITTVCVPLVPALAVIIFHDKMSGVKAVSMILAIWGFLSYGYQQYLDEVKLKADLSKEKEESEVSLVERGLSHRA from the exons ATGGGAGAACCTCAAGAAAAGCAGCTCAACATATCTT TTCATGTAGTTGAAGAGGAAGGTAGCAAAGAACCAGATTATATGGCGAATAATTTGACTTTGTGGCGTGCAAAATACAAGAGGTGGCTCGATATAGGGTTCAACGCGTTTCTAGTCCTAGCTTCCTTATCAACTGCTACACTTCTCGGCGAACTTTACTACAAAGAAGGTGGAAAAAGCACATGGTTGAATTCATTGGTCCAAACTGTTGGATTTCCGGTACTTCTCCCTATTCTCTTCTtgaaaaaaagacaagaaaatCCAGGCTCCCAAAACGATGATAATAATTATACTCCATCTGTTTGGATATTTTTATCTGTTTATGTTTTTCTTGGCTTTCTATTGGGTGGAAGTGGCATGCTGCTAGCTGTGGGCTTATTACACCTCCCAGTTTCAACATTTTCCTTAATTTCCGCTAGCCAATTAGGGTTCAATGCAGTATTCTCATATTTCCTCAATTCCCAAAAAATAACAACTTATATAGCCAATTCTATTATCCTACTCACCATCTCCTCAATTCTTCTTGTGTTTCAACCTGACGATTCGCCTTCAGGCAAAGGTGGATCGTCAAAAGGGAAGAATTACGTATTAATCGGGTTTGTGTGCACCCTGTTCGGTTCAGCAGGCTACGCGTTACTGTTATCTTCCACTGAGCGAATTTTCAGAAAGGTTATGAAAAAACGCACCATGAAACAAGTGATGAACGTCGTTATTTGGCAATCGTTTTTCGCCACGTGTGCGATTTTGATTGGCCTTTTCGCTAGTGGTGAATGGAGATGGGTGAAAACAGAGATGCAAGAGTACAAGCTAGGGAAAGTGTCATATGTTATGACATTAGTGTGGAATGCTTTGTGTTGGCAGATTTACACAATTGGTGTACTAAGTTTAATTATGAAGGTATCTGCATTATTTGCTAACGTGATTACTACAGTGTGTGTGCCTCTAGTTCCAGCTCTTGCTGTGATTATTTTCCATGACAAGATGAGTGGGGTGAAAGCTGTGTCTATGATTTTGGCTATTTGGGGATTTTTATCCTATGGTTATCAGCAATATCTTGATGAAGTTAAGCTCAAAGCTGATTTgtcaaaggaaaaagaagaatctGAAGTGTCACTTGTTGAAAGAGGATTGAGTCATAGAGCTTAA